In the Rhododendron vialii isolate Sample 1 chromosome 2a, ASM3025357v1 genome, ccagagagagagagagagagagagaagaaatctcAACCAGAACGCTCCGGACGACACTCCACCAAATGGCAGCCCCAAATCAGAACGCTCCGGACGACACTCCACCAAACAACGCTCCGAAAATCTCAACCATGGAGGATGCTGTGAAGAAGATCATTGAGGAGCATGTGGCTCCTCTCAAAGCTGAAGTGGAACGCCTGCATCGCCAGCACAGGATACAGAGCATCGATCTTCTCCGCCTCAGGTTAGAAATCCAGGCATTGATGGACGCTCACAGAGCAGAAGGGAATAAGGAGGACGAGGAAGAGGAAGATGCACAGTAGAAGTTAGGGTTTCGTGCCTCAActactttttggaaaattagggtttctagttggGGTTCATCaacattttggggattttttgcGACTTTTTGGCTCCTTCCTCAAATGATTAAGGAATCTAACTCCAatgaaaattagggtttgtagTTGTGTTGAACCACTGATGCTGTAATTAGTGCTATCTGACTCTGATGATAATTAGGGTCTTCTGAATGTTAAGCTGGATTTCATCTATGTTAACAATCGTTTGCTATTTGTTAGTATGGTTTGGTGTATGTCAATTTGATGCATGTTCTGTTAGAATTTAACTTATCAtcgaaaatacacacttctcatagcgGGGAAAAACACTTCTCAtggaaaaatacacacttctcatagggGAGAAAAACACTTCTCAtggaaaaatacacacttctcatagggGGGAAAAACACTTCTCAtggaaaaatacacacttctcatagaaaaaaacacttctcatagaaaaaaacacacttctcataggaaaaaacacacttctcataggaaaaaacacaattctcatagaaaaaaacacacttctcatagaaaaaaacacacttctcatacaAAGTTCTCATATACTAAAAACACAGTTTTgatacacatttcacatagaaaatacacacttctcatagaaaatacaaagTTCTCATAGAGCTATACACACAGGTTGCTTAGATACTTCACATAATTCAAAGTGCTAGAACAAAACACAGAATTagtaacaaaaacacaaaaaaaaaatcttattctcAACAATTATTTCATGAATCAAATCCAATAACATTGTTTTTTGTACAACTCAAttattaaaaactaaaaaccaGGCCTCAAATCCTCCTTACAAGTAAGTTTATTATGATTCCCCATCTTCCCACACCTACCACACTTCATTTCTCTAACCTTCTCCCCATTCGAACGAATCCTCTTCTTCTTAGGCCGCCCTGGAGGCTTTTTTGACAATGGTGGCAGAATACTAGTACCACAATCAACCACATCACCTTTCAACAATGACGCAACTGGGTAAATTGGTTTTGAATACACCTGACGATAACTCTCAACATGAAAAAAACGCTCTACATACAAGTTCAAATCCTTACCACTATATTTGATAGCACAGACAGCGTGGCAACAAGGGAATCCATTCAACTGCCACCAACAACAACTGCATGTACGCCTCCCAATATCAACACATACAGACGGATCCGTGTCAACTTCAAATATATCAGCACTTGAAGGAATCACTTTCCATGTTTTAACTAAATCATATAACTTCTCCAACCGAGACTCCCCATAAGGACAAATCACCTGATCCCATTTActtgccctttctctcctcaaACACATTgatttcatcatcttcttccttataCGATCAACCATATCCACCACGGGCAATTCACGCTCTTTCAATATCCATGAGTTAAAGCACTCAGCTAGACTAGAGGACATTGCTCCATAACGTTGCCCCGGGAAAAAAACATTTGCCCAGCGCTCATTAGGCAACTCCGACAGAAAATGAACAACAGCTGCACCACCGTGTTTCAGCAAATTATCCATATGCTGATTAAACTTTGCCACAGTGGGAGCATAAGCACATTTTGAAAACACTCTGATCAAACTCTCTTTATACTTGACATTTGTGGACGCCAAAGCAGTACGCAAGTTACCCTTCAAATGATAGAGACAGTAAGCATGAAAGCTTGAAGGAAACACCTTAGCAATACCCTCTTTTATTCCTCTGTGACGGTcagatataaaaacaaaaacccttcTGTCTTCATCCAAAATACCATGCAACTTCTCCATAAACCAAAGCCAATTATCATTATTCTCAGAATCAACCACACCAAAGCACAATGGAAATAGAcctgagaaggaaaaaataattcagttacCAGTTCATACATATGACAAAATCAGTTCTCACAATTCAGGAACCAGttctcataattttgaaaacagttctcatatttCTCATAGTGCATTATAGCCTATGTGAACTGTATGTTATATtcatatgagaattgtatatgtaATCTATTTCATACCTGCATTACCATCTCTAGCTCAATCACACATCAAGCATCCTATATGACTAtaagaaaccagttctcatagttcagacaccagttctcatagttctgaaaacagttctcatatttCTCATACTGCATTGTACCCTATGTGAAATGTGTGTAAGTATtcatatgagaattgtatatgtgATCTATTTCATACCTGCATTACCATCTTTAGCTGAAGCAGACATCAAGCATCCCATATGCCTTGCCTTCAAGAACGTTGCGTCAACGGATAAAACAGGCCTGCAGTGCTTAAATCCTTGTACACATGCATCAAATGCTacaaacaacctcaaaaaaCGATTTGTGGTTTGATCCCACTCAACATCAAAAACACTTGTAGGATCCGAATTCAGAACAACATTACGATACCATTGCAGTTGATTAAAAGAATCTGAATAATCTCCAAATGCACTTGACTTGGCTTTCTGGACAGCTAACCAAGCACGATTATATGACACATCCACCCCATAATACTCCttcaaatcatcaacaacatcaACAGGACGTTTCTTTGACTTGTCTCGAACATCATCCTTTATCAATTGACTAATCAGAGATGAATTAGCATGACAGTTCTTTGTCGTACGCCCAGCAACACCACAACAATGAACATTATAATACCTTTTGATGTAAAAGCAACCACTGACCTTGTCAAGTCTAGCATGGATATTCCACTTGCAAGATTTTACCTTACAAACTGCAGTCACTCTCTCTGTTTCATTCTTTACAAAGTCAAACTCAAAAGAATGAACAATTGAATATTTCCGCAATGCATCACGAAAACCTTCCGAACCCCCGACAAACAACTGACCAACACTTTTAATAAGCTCTTTCCACGCGTCCGACAACCTTGGCCGATGCTGATGCGGGCAAAACATAGCTCCCAAATCATCCTCTTTACCTACATATTCCATTGATTCCAACCGACAACCGACTAACCCTTGCCCACTGAAACAAATGCCCTTACTAGTGCTAGCACCACCACTATCGAAAACCCCACTACTATTAGCACCAACATCAACACCACACCCACTAATACCACTATCAAAACCACGACTATCTACTACTGTAACTTCAATGCAATTCAATCCAATACTATCAGCTACAGCAAACATCACCTCCAAATCTTCATCATTATATAACATGGTACTAGGATGATCACGTATAGCATAAAAGAGTTGCAATGAGTGTCTTCTCAACTCACTAAACTTGCCACACAATATCTTCATAAAATCTCCAATTCTCGACGACCGAGACAACTTTATTCCAGCACACAATCCATTgtatttacaaaacaaaatcaacgaaTTCTCCGtttccctaacaaaaaaacaaacaattcacaCAAAGGAAAAcgacacaattc is a window encoding:
- the LOC131317440 gene encoding uncharacterized protein LOC131317440, giving the protein MQVDGVEQMRETENSLILFCKYNGLCAGIKLSRSSRIGDFMKILCGKFSELRRHSLQLFYAIRDHPSTMLYNDEDLEVMFAVADSIGLNCIEVTVVDSRGFDSGISGCGVDVGANSSGVFDSGGASTSKGICFSGQGLVGCRLESMEYVGKEDDLGAMFCPHQHRPRLSDAWKELIKSVGQLFVGGSEGFRDALRKYSIVHSFEFDFVKNETERVTAVCKVKSCKWNIHARLDKVSGCFYIKRYYNVHCCGVAGRTTKNCHANSSLISQLIKDDVRDKSKKRPVDVVDDLKEYYGVDVSYNRAWLAVQKAKSSAFGDYSDSFNQLQWYRNVVLNSDPTSVFDVEWDQTTNRFLRLFVAFDACVQGFKHCRPVLSVDATFLKARHMGCLMSASAKDGNAGLFPLCFGVVDSENNDNWLWFMEKLHGILDEDRRVFVFISDRHRGIKEGIAKVFPSSFHAYCLYHLKGNLRTALASTNVKYKESLIRVFSKCAYAPTVAKFNQHMDNLLKHGGAAVVHFLSELPNERWANVFFPGQRYGAMSSSLAECFNSWILKERELPVVDMVDRIRKKMMKSMCLRRERASKWDQVICPYGESRLEKLYDLVKTWKVIPSSADIFEVDTDPSVCVDIGRRTCSCCWWQLNGFPCCHAVCAIKYSGKDLNLYVERFFHVESYRQVYSKPIYPVASLLKGDVVDCGTSILPPLSKKPPGRPKKKRIRSNGEKVREMKCGRCGKMGNHNKLTCKEDLRPGF